A section of the Salvelinus fontinalis isolate EN_2023a chromosome 33, ASM2944872v1, whole genome shotgun sequence genome encodes:
- the LOC129832284 gene encoding transmembrane protein 199-like, with amino-acid sequence MASSFVIGNTFRERVRDLLEKDEASVSTELQNELEDILQQEQPSTLSFRTARKLHKCLLDNGQPFYLNELLEDSSLHLPKVETPPRNPVLVARLERIRAKLANEEYNRITRNVNTQQMNRRETLADFGREVRSAKAAVVTVLNFLVTVVATFACSYLGSQYLFTETAARVISAVIAASVVGLAELYVLVRTMEGELGEP; translated from the exons ATGGCGTCGTCATTTGTGATTGGAAACACATTTCGAGAGAGGGTAAGAGACTTGCTGGAGAAGGATGAGGCTTCAGTTTCAACAGAACTACAGAACGAATTGGAAGATATTCTTCAACAGGAGCAACCATCAACTCTGTCTTTTAGAACTGCAAGAAAACTTCATAAATGTCTGCTAGACAatg GTCAACCCTTCTACCTTAATGAGttgttggaggacagctcattGCACCTGCCTAAGGTTGAAACGCCCCCCAGA AACCCTGTGCTCGTGGCTCGTCTGGAGAGAATCAGAGCCAAGTTGGCCAATGAAGAATACAACAGGATCACACGGAATGTAAACACTCAG caaatGAATCGTCGTGAGACATTGGCGGACTTTGGGAGAGAAG TGCGCTCAGCCAAAGCTGCTGTTGTGACGGTCTTAAACTTCCTAGTGACAGTGGTGGCGACGTTCGCCTGCTCCTATCTCGGCAGTCAATACCTCTTCACAGAGACAGCGGCG AGGGTGATATCTGCAGTGATTGCTGCATCCGTAGTCGGCCTGGCAGAGCTGTATGTTCTGGTACGGACCATGGAGGGAGAGCTAGGAGAACCATAG